A genomic region of Nostoc sp. UHCC 0702 contains the following coding sequences:
- a CDS encoding DUF3134 domain-containing protein: MVKLSNPALHEEPRHQPTGIVPLKQEESLLDWLESTGRLVPHVSVEYYYQDEEQDEEEDVEEFVDPMDAYALEAEGIEDI, encoded by the coding sequence ATGGTTAAACTATCTAACCCTGCTCTCCACGAAGAACCCCGTCACCAACCAACAGGTATTGTTCCTCTAAAGCAAGAAGAATCTCTGCTTGATTGGTTGGAAAGTACTGGTCGATTAGTGCCGCACGTATCTGTTGAATACTATTACCAAGATGAGGAACAAGACGAGGAAGAAGACGTGGAAGAGTTCGTAGATCCTATGGATGCCTATGCTTTAGAAGCTGAGGGAATAGAGGACATTTAA
- a CDS encoding RNA 2'-phosphotransferase, whose protein sequence is MDTSRLVKISKFLSKHLRHQPHHIGIKLAPGGWVAVDELLLACANNQFPISHQELQQVVASNDKKRFSFDATGTLIRANQGHSVEVDLQLQPMVPPDVLYHGTGSKTVESILQTGLCKMSRHHVHLSKDIATAQIVGARHGKPVVFAVDAAAMHQAGYSFYCSDNGVWLVEFVPPEYLQTI, encoded by the coding sequence ATGGATACTTCGCGCCTAGTCAAAATCAGTAAATTCCTTAGCAAACATTTGCGCCACCAACCTCACCACATTGGGATTAAACTTGCACCCGGCGGTTGGGTTGCTGTCGATGAACTACTACTAGCCTGTGCTAATAATCAATTTCCTATTAGCCATCAGGAATTACAGCAAGTAGTCGCTAGCAATGATAAAAAACGCTTTTCCTTTGATGCTACAGGTACTTTGATTCGTGCCAACCAAGGACATAGTGTAGAAGTTGATTTGCAATTGCAACCTATGGTTCCTCCAGATGTGCTGTATCACGGTACAGGAAGTAAAACTGTGGAATCAATTCTCCAAACAGGACTCTGCAAAATGTCACGTCACCATGTCCATTTATCAAAAGATATTGCCACAGCCCAAATTGTAGGGGCAAGACATGGAAAACCAGTAGTTTTTGCTGTGGATGCTGCCGCAATGCATCAGGCCGGTTACAGCTTTTACTGTTCAGACAATGGCGTATGGTTAGTAGAGTTTGTCCCACCTGAATATCTGCAAACAATTTGA
- a CDS encoding late competence development ComFB family protein — protein sequence MSKTLVNVTIPVVIQELEDILATYPHHPYQEAFAHPDFRQILIAYILNRIPSHYITIDDTEAKVLTNLDELRGFLENTLHIQEIIHQGIEKILCEQAHEINRHIPGIADPTRVASHWFG from the coding sequence ATGTCCAAGACTCTCGTTAATGTAACCATCCCAGTAGTAATTCAAGAGCTTGAAGATATTTTAGCAACTTATCCTCATCATCCATATCAAGAAGCTTTTGCCCATCCTGATTTCCGGCAAATTTTAATAGCTTATATTCTCAACAGAATTCCGAGTCATTACATAACAATTGATGACACAGAAGCAAAAGTATTAACCAATTTAGATGAACTGCGCGGTTTTTTAGAAAACACATTGCATATACAAGAGATAATTCACCAAGGAATTGAAAAAATTTTGTGTGAACAAGCACACGAGATCAACCGTCACATTCCAGGAATAGCTGACCCAACGCGTGTAGCGTCGCATTGGTTTGGTTAA
- a CDS encoding antibiotic biosynthesis monooxygenase, with the protein MDFQDFLRHQFAHIAIGEFKPGKFEAAKKLYEEAVSTYSSGFKGAYLLQEPGTDKGISVIFWESVEDMTANQNELYQSILKKMMPLFAQPPETIVYELVCEIKPTE; encoded by the coding sequence ATGGACTTTCAAGATTTTCTCAGACATCAATTTGCTCATATTGCCATTGGAGAATTCAAACCAGGAAAATTTGAAGCAGCAAAAAAACTTTATGAAGAAGCTGTATCAACATATAGTAGTGGCTTCAAAGGGGCATATCTGTTGCAAGAACCAGGGACTGACAAAGGCATTTCCGTAATTTTTTGGGAAAGCGTAGAAGATATGACAGCCAATCAAAACGAACTTTACCAAAGCATCTTGAAAAAGATGATGCCCTTGTTTGCTCAGCCACCGGAGACTATTGTATATGAGCTTGTTTGTGAAATAAAGCCTACAGAATGA
- a CDS encoding phosphoglucomutase/phosphomannomutase family protein translates to MPVVANSIKFGTDGWRGVIGDEFTFERLALVAPAAAKVLYDTYFSTVGSRTIVVGYDRRFMAEDFARAVADAVTAVGFDVLLSESYAPTPAFSWAAKQLNALGALVITASHNPGAYLGLKVKGYFGGSVSPEVTKEIEALLLDGVPPAATRGKQENFDPWPSYTQALEGKVNIAKIREAIAKGKLTVFADVMHGAAAGGLEKLLGDRVQELNSDRDPLFEGGAPEPLPKYLSRLFKVIRTHRETDKSGLAVGLVFDGDCDRIAAVDGEANFLSSQVLIPILIDHLTLRRSFSGEIVKTVSGSDLIPRVAALHNLSIFETPVGYKYIADRMLAAQVLLGGEESGGIGYGSHIPERDALLSALYVLEAIVESGLDLGEYYRQLQEKTNFNSAYDRIDLPLASMEVRSRLLQQLQTQPLTEIAGLAVIDCQTIDGYKFRLADNSWLMIRFSGTEPVLRLYCEAPTLEQVHQTLAWAKDWAE, encoded by the coding sequence ATGCCAGTTGTTGCTAACTCAATCAAATTTGGTACGGACGGCTGGCGGGGCGTTATTGGTGATGAGTTCACCTTTGAACGTCTAGCCTTGGTCGCACCAGCCGCAGCAAAAGTATTATATGATACGTATTTTTCAACAGTTGGGAGCCGGACAATTGTTGTCGGTTATGATCGCCGATTTATGGCGGAAGACTTTGCTCGTGCTGTCGCTGATGCTGTCACCGCTGTAGGATTTGATGTTTTACTCAGTGAAAGCTATGCCCCAACTCCTGCTTTTAGTTGGGCGGCGAAACAACTTAATGCTTTGGGGGCGCTAGTCATTACAGCTAGTCATAATCCTGGAGCATATTTAGGACTAAAAGTAAAGGGATATTTTGGTGGTTCGGTATCGCCAGAAGTCACAAAAGAAATAGAAGCGCTGTTATTGGATGGAGTACCACCAGCAGCGACAAGAGGCAAGCAAGAGAACTTTGACCCCTGGCCGAGTTACACTCAAGCACTAGAAGGTAAAGTTAATATTGCCAAGATTCGGGAGGCGATCGCAAAAGGGAAACTGACGGTATTCGCCGATGTCATGCATGGTGCTGCGGCTGGGGGATTGGAGAAATTACTAGGGGATCGCGTCCAAGAACTCAACAGCGATCGCGACCCTTTATTTGAAGGTGGTGCGCCAGAACCCTTACCCAAATACCTTTCTCGTTTATTCAAGGTGATTCGGACTCACCGAGAAACGGATAAATCAGGTTTAGCAGTGGGTTTAGTCTTCGATGGAGACTGCGATCGCATCGCGGCGGTAGATGGAGAAGCAAACTTCCTTAGTTCCCAAGTCTTAATCCCGATATTAATCGACCACTTAACCCTAAGACGCAGCTTTAGCGGAGAAATAGTCAAAACTGTCAGTGGTTCTGACTTGATTCCCCGTGTAGCAGCACTACATAACTTGTCAATTTTTGAAACACCAGTAGGTTACAAATACATCGCTGACAGAATGTTAGCAGCCCAAGTGTTGCTTGGTGGTGAAGAGTCCGGAGGAATTGGCTATGGTAGCCATATTCCCGAACGCGATGCACTGTTGTCAGCACTGTATGTATTAGAAGCGATTGTAGAATCTGGTTTAGATTTAGGCGAGTATTATCGCCAATTGCAGGAAAAAACAAACTTTAACTCAGCATACGATCGCATTGATTTACCCCTAGCCAGCATGGAAGTGCGATCGCGTCTTTTGCAACAACTGCAAACCCAACCCTTAACAGAAATTGCAGGGTTAGCAGTGATTGATTGTCAAACCATCGATGGTTACAAATTCCGCCTAGCCGATAACAGCTGGCTAATGATTCGGTTTAGCGGTACCGAACCCGTTTTGCGCCTTTATTGCGAAGCCCCAACACTTGAGCAAGTGCATCAAACTCTTGCTTGGGCCAAAGACTGGGCAGAGTAA
- the glgA gene encoding glycogen synthase GlgA — MYIVQIASECAPVIKAGGLGDVVYGLSRELESRGNCVELILPKYDCMRYDHIWGLHDAFINLWVPWYGAAIHCSVYCGWVHGRVCFFIEPHSQDNFFNRGCYYGCDDDNMRFAFFGKAALEFLLQSNKRPDIIHCHDWQTGLIPVMLNEIYKYHGMEYQRVCYTIHNFKHQGIGGVDTLRATGLNQEAYYFQYDKLRDNFNPFALNFMKGGIVYSNAVTTVSPNHAWEARTTDVGSGLGHTLHLHQDKFSGVLNGIDHDFWNPDIDRYIPQNYTHDDFEQKLYNKKALQERLLLRPADKPIIAYIGRLDNQKGVHLVHHAIYHALNKEAQFVLLGSATEPGINAHFQHEKQFLNSNADVHLELGFNEELSHLIYAGADMIVVPSNYEPCGLTQMIGLKYGTVPIVRGVGGLVNTVFDRDYDQNVPPEKRNGYVFYQTDYGALESAMDRAIDLWYQHPEEFRNLAIQGMKYDYSWNVPGGEYLKIYDWIKHKW; from the coding sequence ATGTACATAGTACAGATTGCCTCGGAATGTGCCCCTGTGATTAAAGCAGGAGGTTTAGGGGATGTCGTTTACGGATTGAGTCGGGAATTAGAAAGTCGGGGAAATTGTGTTGAGCTGATTCTACCCAAGTATGATTGTATGCGCTACGACCATATTTGGGGGCTGCATGATGCTTTCATCAATTTGTGGGTACCCTGGTATGGTGCGGCAATTCACTGTTCTGTGTACTGTGGTTGGGTACATGGACGGGTGTGTTTCTTTATTGAACCTCACTCCCAGGATAATTTCTTTAATCGGGGCTGTTATTACGGTTGCGACGATGACAACATGCGCTTTGCGTTCTTTGGCAAAGCTGCTTTAGAATTTTTACTTCAAAGCAATAAGCGACCCGATATCATTCATTGTCATGACTGGCAGACAGGTTTAATTCCAGTCATGTTGAATGAGATTTACAAGTATCATGGCATGGAGTATCAACGGGTTTGCTACACCATCCACAACTTTAAGCATCAAGGAATAGGCGGTGTTGATACTCTGCGGGCAACAGGTTTAAATCAAGAAGCCTATTACTTCCAATACGATAAGCTGCGTGACAATTTCAACCCCTTTGCGTTGAACTTTATGAAAGGGGGTATTGTTTACTCTAATGCAGTCACCACCGTTTCACCAAACCATGCCTGGGAAGCCCGTACTACAGATGTTGGTTCTGGGTTGGGTCATACCTTGCATTTGCACCAAGATAAATTCAGTGGAGTTCTCAACGGTATCGATCACGATTTTTGGAATCCTGACATCGATCGCTACATACCCCAGAACTACACTCACGATGATTTTGAACAAAAATTATATAACAAAAAAGCTTTGCAAGAGCGGCTATTACTCCGCCCTGCTGATAAACCAATCATTGCTTACATCGGTCGGTTAGATAATCAAAAAGGTGTGCATCTTGTTCATCACGCCATTTATCACGCGCTAAACAAAGAAGCACAATTTGTATTACTAGGTTCAGCCACAGAACCAGGAATCAATGCTCATTTCCAGCACGAAAAACAATTTTTAAATAGTAATGCCGATGTGCATTTGGAATTGGGCTTTAACGAAGAATTATCCCACCTAATTTATGCAGGGGCAGATATGATTGTTGTCCCTAGCAATTATGAACCCTGTGGGTTAACTCAGATGATCGGCTTGAAGTACGGTACTGTACCCATTGTTCGCGGGGTTGGTGGACTGGTGAATACGGTATTTGACCGTGACTACGACCAGAATGTACCACCAGAAAAACGCAATGGTTATGTGTTTTATCAGACAGACTACGGCGCTCTTGAGTCAGCAATGGATCGGGCGATTGATTTGTGGTATCAGCATCCTGAAGAGTTCCGCAACCTAGCTATTCAAGGTATGAAGTATGACTACTCGTGGAACGTTCCCGGAGGAGAATATCTGAAGATTTACGATTGGATAAAACACAAGTGGTAA
- a CDS encoding HetP family heterocyst commitment protein, which yields MNYRISSTINVHSLITPEQLNEIIGAITEGRYSWACVLILRFIGHNPLHFIPQRTYSRLIKENSQISSTSLSITENIPASINSPITSSDNQSTSEIVRKINDLDYL from the coding sequence ATGAACTACCGTATTTCTTCTACAATCAATGTTCACAGTCTCATTACTCCTGAACAATTGAATGAAATTATAGGAGCCATTACTGAAGGTAGATATTCCTGGGCTTGTGTGCTGATTTTGCGTTTCATTGGTCACAATCCACTTCATTTTATTCCTCAACGAACTTACAGCCGTTTAATCAAAGAAAACAGCCAAATTTCGTCTACATCTTTATCTATAACTGAAAATATACCAGCAAGCATTAATTCTCCCATCACTAGCTCTGATAATCAAAGTACTTCTGAGATTGTAAGGAAAATTAATGATTTAGATTATTTATAA
- a CDS encoding PAS domain S-box protein has translation MRSKDQLIDLPDLYDVIDYSPLTICPNSYVVDAVILMSQQGSDTLSMASFSSSSDSSRWSQQPTSCILVVEAGHLLGILTHRDIVRITASGMNLSQVKIAEVMTQPVITLVQSPSDSQEIFTALSLLRQYQISHLPIVDEQGQLIGIVNETNLLQAFDLLKMVGVVTALQQHLQQKDDASQLNQQIEAVRGQTYDYLKRWVDAQSAEVTQVNRELQQTLEELQAAEEELRQQNEELILAREIAEFQRQRYQELFEFAPDGYLVTDVYGVIQEANYAAASLLSVRQNFLVGKPLVVFVAESDRRRLSTQLQSSQDVQEWEIDLKPRNGTLFPASIRIAAVYNSERQRIGWCWLLCNITQRKQTQEALRRATDELEQRVIERTAELLVTNQRLKQEIIERQRAEVALRQSEKLYRQLVESQTDLIIRIDLQQRITFANTAACQTLGWQLDELRGQQLCQFLHPDEMPEAREQLTTLASPPHNYTISEQRLLTVNGIRWVQWNVAGIKDEAGNIVEIQGVARDITDRKLMEAALRTSEEKFRHFAENINAAIWIISPDPHQTLYVSPAYEKIWGRSCESLCTQPESWIDSIHPDDRDRIRAITAQQLLSGESTSLEYRILRPDNSIRWIWDRSFAIRDGQGKIYSFGGIAEDITERKQAEESLRESEAKFRYFADNTHAVLWIARLESADNLYVNPAYEKIWGRTCQSLRDQPNSWLDAIHPEDRDRIITKLQQQRRGEATDTEYRILQPDGSIRWIWDRGFVIQNEQGKMQSYGGVAEDITERKQAEESLRQSEERLSLALEAGNIGVWDWNLLTKVSHWSTNIRPMLGVPSGPVPLAHEEFLNLVHPEDLQAMLEFIDLTIKQGTRPAFNYRVIWPDGSIHWLSVKGQVYYNELGEPTRMIGTTRDITDRKQAEQKITEQAALIDITTDAILLRNFQSQILFWNKGAERLFGWQAEEVIGENGLVIFFKETCPLLETAFKAVTESGSWQGELHKLTKSGKEIIVESRWTLMRDAAGEPQSILIVDTDITQKKQLEEQFFRGQRLESLGTLAGGIAHDLNNILTPILAASQLIRVKMANDQDRCQNLLTIVENNAKRGAALVKQVLSFARGFKGERTILQIKHLISEITLIAKQTFPKSIEFAIAVPEDLWTICGDVTQLHQVLMNLVVNARDAMPDGGTIKISTENMFLDEAYARMNLDAKVGHYVLITVADTGIGMSSEILDRIFEPFFTTKEVGTGTGLGLSTMLGIVKSHDGFVSVSSQVGKGSQFKLFLPAVQATQAMNSDEIESPTGNGELILVVDDEAQIREITTIILENYNYKTLTASNGIEAIALYAQHKHEISAVLMDMMMPEMDGMTAIRTLEKMNPQVQIIACSGLNPNEKSVEADDTNVELMLLKPFTAQELLHSLHHLLKSRN, from the coding sequence ATGCGATCCAAAGATCAGCTGATTGATTTGCCTGATTTATATGATGTTATTGATTATTCTCCCCTCACGATTTGTCCGAATAGTTATGTAGTCGATGCTGTTATCTTGATGAGCCAGCAAGGCAGCGATACTTTATCAATGGCTAGCTTCAGTTCGTCTTCAGACTCCAGCAGATGGAGTCAGCAACCAACAAGTTGTATTTTGGTTGTGGAAGCAGGGCATCTCTTAGGAATATTAACACATAGAGATATAGTTAGAATTACGGCATCAGGCATGAATTTATCCCAGGTAAAAATAGCTGAGGTCATGACCCAGCCAGTTATTACCTTGGTACAATCGCCATCAGATTCTCAGGAGATCTTCACAGCATTATCACTATTGCGCCAATATCAGATTAGTCATTTACCGATTGTAGATGAGCAAGGACAATTAATAGGAATCGTCAATGAAACGAACCTACTGCAAGCTTTTGACCTACTGAAGATGGTTGGTGTCGTCACCGCCTTACAGCAACATTTACAACAAAAAGATGATGCAAGCCAACTAAATCAGCAAATAGAGGCGGTACGCGGTCAAACTTACGATTATTTAAAACGCTGGGTTGATGCACAATCTGCTGAAGTCACCCAAGTTAACCGAGAACTCCAGCAAACCCTCGAAGAACTCCAAGCAGCAGAAGAAGAACTGCGCCAACAAAATGAAGAACTAATTTTAGCCCGTGAAATCGCAGAATTCCAACGCCAGCGTTACCAGGAATTATTTGAATTTGCTCCAGATGGTTATTTGGTAACGGATGTCTATGGTGTGATCCAAGAAGCTAATTATGCAGCAGCTAGCCTACTGTCTGTACGCCAAAATTTTTTGGTAGGCAAACCATTAGTTGTGTTTGTTGCTGAGTCAGACCGCCGTAGGTTGTCTACTCAACTACAGAGTTCACAAGATGTACAGGAGTGGGAAATTGACCTCAAGCCACGCAATGGGACACTTTTCCCAGCTAGCATCAGAATAGCTGCTGTTTACAACTCAGAGCGTCAACGGATTGGCTGGTGCTGGTTGTTGTGTAACATCACCCAACGCAAACAAACACAAGAAGCGTTACGCCGAGCTACTGATGAATTAGAACAACGAGTAATAGAACGCACGGCAGAACTTCTTGTTACTAACCAACGTTTAAAACAGGAAATTATTGAACGCCAACGCGCAGAAGTTGCATTGCGGCAAAGTGAAAAACTCTATCGACAGCTAGTTGAAAGCCAAACTGACCTAATTATCCGCATAGATTTGCAGCAGCGGATTACCTTTGCCAATACAGCAGCATGTCAAACATTAGGCTGGCAATTAGATGAGTTGCGGGGGCAGCAGTTGTGCCAGTTTTTACATCCAGATGAAATGCCCGAAGCCAGGGAACAACTCACAACCCTCGCATCGCCACCCCATAACTACACCATTAGTGAGCAACGTCTACTTACAGTTAACGGCATCCGTTGGGTGCAATGGAACGTTGCAGGCATTAAAGATGAAGCAGGAAATATTGTAGAAATTCAGGGGGTAGCCAGAGACATTACCGATCGCAAGCTCATGGAAGCAGCATTGCGGACAAGTGAAGAAAAATTCCGCCATTTTGCCGAAAATATCAATGCAGCCATCTGGATTATTAGCCCAGATCCACACCAAACCTTGTATGTTAGTCCTGCTTATGAGAAAATTTGGGGTCGCTCTTGTGAGAGTCTGTGTACTCAGCCAGAGTCTTGGATAGACAGCATTCATCCAGACGATCGCGATCGCATCAGAGCAATCACCGCTCAACAACTTCTCAGTGGTGAGTCCACTTCATTGGAATATCGGATTTTGCGCCCAGATAATTCAATCCGCTGGATTTGGGATCGCAGCTTTGCCATCCGCGATGGACAAGGAAAAATTTACTCCTTTGGAGGTATTGCCGAAGACATCACCGAACGCAAACAGGCAGAAGAGTCATTGCGGGAAAGCGAGGCGAAATTTCGCTACTTTGCAGACAACACCCACGCTGTCCTTTGGATTGCCAGGCTAGAGTCAGCAGACAATCTGTATGTGAATCCTGCTTATGAGAAAATTTGGGGTCGCACTTGCCAAAGTCTACGCGACCAGCCTAATTCCTGGCTAGACGCTATTCATCCAGAAGACCGCGATCGCATAATCACCAAACTCCAACAACAGCGGCGTGGAGAAGCCACCGATACAGAATATCGCATCTTACAACCAGACGGATCAATTCGCTGGATCTGGGATCGGGGCTTCGTCATCCAAAATGAACAAGGAAAAATGCAGTCCTATGGTGGCGTTGCCGAAGATATCACCGAACGCAAACAAGCAGAAGAATCATTGCGGCAGAGTGAAGAGCGGCTGAGTTTAGCTCTGGAAGCCGGTAATATAGGCGTATGGGATTGGAACCTCCTCACCAAGGTCAGCCATTGGTCTACCAATATCAGACCAATGCTTGGTGTGCCAAGCGGGCCAGTACCTCTAGCTCACGAAGAATTTCTCAATTTAGTTCATCCAGAAGATCTGCAAGCCATGCTTGAATTTATAGATCTGACAATCAAGCAAGGAACCAGACCCGCATTTAATTATCGAGTTATCTGGCCAGACGGCAGCATACACTGGTTATCTGTCAAAGGTCAAGTTTACTATAACGAACTCGGTGAGCCAACACGGATGATTGGTACAACTAGAGACATTACCGATCGCAAACAAGCAGAACAGAAAATCACTGAACAAGCAGCTCTCATCGATATTACCACCGACGCCATTCTCTTACGAAATTTCCAATCCCAAATCTTATTTTGGAATAAAGGTGCAGAGCGCCTGTTCGGTTGGCAAGCAGAAGAAGTTATCGGCGAAAACGGTCTCGTGATTTTTTTCAAAGAAACTTGCCCACTACTAGAAACAGCTTTCAAAGCTGTAACTGAGTCTGGTTCATGGCAAGGCGAGTTACATAAACTGACGAAATCTGGTAAAGAAATTATCGTCGAGAGTCGGTGGACACTGATGCGCGATGCTGCCGGGGAACCCCAATCTATCCTTATAGTGGATACAGACATCACACAAAAGAAACAACTTGAAGAACAGTTTTTTCGTGGTCAACGATTAGAAAGTCTCGGTACCTTGGCTGGTGGTATTGCTCACGACTTGAACAATATATTGACACCAATTTTGGCAGCATCTCAACTAATACGAGTAAAAATGGCTAACGACCAAGACCGCTGTCAAAATCTGCTAACAATTGTAGAAAATAACGCCAAACGCGGAGCTGCTTTAGTCAAGCAAGTATTATCCTTCGCACGGGGATTTAAAGGAGAGCGGACAATACTCCAAATCAAACACCTGATTTCGGAAATTACCCTGATTGCCAAGCAGACATTTCCCAAATCTATCGAATTTGCGATCGCCGTACCAGAAGATTTATGGACAATCTGTGGGGATGTCACACAACTGCATCAAGTACTGATGAATTTAGTAGTCAATGCTCGTGATGCCATGCCAGACGGTGGGACGATTAAAATTTCCACCGAAAATATGTTTCTTGATGAAGCCTATGCCAGGATGAATCTTGATGCCAAAGTCGGACATTACGTTTTAATTACTGTTGCCGATACTGGAATCGGGATGTCGTCAGAAATATTAGATAGAATTTTTGAGCCATTTTTTACTACCAAAGAAGTTGGTACAGGTACAGGATTAGGTCTTTCCACCATGCTTGGTATCGTCAAAAGCCATGATGGTTTTGTGAGTGTATCTAGCCAAGTTGGTAAAGGAAGCCAATTTAAGCTGTTTTTGCCGGCAGTACAGGCAACCCAAGCGATGAACTCAGACGAGATAGAATCGCCTACAGGGAATGGGGAATTGATTTTAGTTGTGGATGATGAAGCGCAAATTCGCGAAATTACCACAATCATCCTCGAAAATTATAACTACAAAACTCTCACTGCCAGTAATGGCATCGAAGCGATCGCACTTTACGCCCAGCACAAGCATGAAATCAGTGCAGTCTTGATGGATATGATGATGCCAGAGATGGATGGAATGACTGCGATCCGCACCTTAGAAAAAATGAACCCACAAGTACAAATCATCGCTTGCAGTGGACTCAACCCCAATGAAAAATCTGTAGAAGCTGATGATACTAACGTCGAGTTAATGTTGTTGAAGCCCTTCACCGCCCAGGAATTATTGCACAGCTTACATCATCTACTGAAATCTCGAAATTAG
- a CDS encoding tyrosine transporter, translated as MTRLFSNLQLDGNKLSHQPGSVLGSTALVAGTTVGAGILALPAVTLPSGVVPSTVLLIAIWIYALVSALLIAEASLNAMRLQGRASVGLLAMVEKTLGFVGARIAGGAYLFLHYALLIAYITQGGEILVSVFAKQWGIHNVIPTWVGTTIFTLLFGGIMYLGKEKFVEKLNSVFVAIVIASFLGLLLLGVGQVKIVQFSFQNWSTLGSAVSVMCVALFYHNIVPVVVTQLEGDTRKIRQSIIIGSVIPLIMFLAWNAVILGSVNPDMVRGTVDSGTVFDPLQVLRSGGAGEWLAVLVSIFSEFAIATSFIGFVYGLLDFFQDISIIASATSSNRLPLYSLVFLPSVSLGIVNPNIFLTALDYVGTFSVSVLGGIIPVLMTWKQRQDLNSMSQPLVPGGKVTLIVMIVIALAILLKQILSLSA; from the coding sequence ATGACTCGTTTATTTTCTAACCTCCAACTTGATGGCAACAAGCTGAGTCATCAACCAGGTAGCGTCTTGGGAAGTACTGCGTTGGTTGCGGGAACTACGGTAGGTGCTGGGATTCTGGCGTTACCTGCGGTGACTTTGCCTTCAGGCGTTGTACCATCCACAGTCCTGCTGATTGCTATTTGGATCTACGCTTTAGTTTCAGCGTTGTTGATTGCAGAAGCAAGTTTAAACGCCATGCGTCTACAGGGACGTGCGAGTGTAGGTTTGTTGGCAATGGTGGAAAAAACACTAGGGTTTGTGGGAGCAAGAATCGCCGGTGGTGCGTATTTATTCTTACACTACGCCTTACTCATAGCGTATATCACCCAAGGAGGGGAGATTTTAGTATCTGTGTTTGCCAAACAGTGGGGTATCCACAACGTCATACCTACGTGGGTAGGGACAACAATTTTCACGTTGCTATTTGGCGGCATTATGTACCTTGGCAAAGAAAAATTTGTGGAGAAATTAAACAGTGTTTTTGTAGCAATTGTGATTGCTTCATTTCTGGGACTGTTGTTGCTGGGAGTCGGACAGGTAAAGATTGTGCAATTTTCGTTTCAGAATTGGAGTACCTTGGGAAGCGCTGTGTCAGTTATGTGTGTGGCGTTGTTTTACCACAATATTGTGCCAGTAGTTGTGACTCAGTTAGAAGGAGATACCCGCAAGATTCGCCAGTCTATCATCATTGGTTCTGTGATTCCCCTAATTATGTTTTTGGCGTGGAATGCTGTGATTTTAGGAAGCGTCAACCCTGATATGGTACGGGGAACCGTTGACAGTGGGACTGTTTTTGATCCGCTGCAAGTACTGCGATCTGGTGGTGCGGGAGAATGGTTAGCAGTGCTAGTATCGATTTTCTCCGAATTTGCGATCGCGACATCATTCATTGGATTTGTCTATGGGCTGCTGGATTTCTTCCAAGATATTTCTATCATTGCATCAGCTACATCTTCTAATCGTTTGCCACTTTACTCACTGGTTTTCTTACCTTCCGTAAGTCTGGGAATAGTCAATCCTAATATATTTTTAACTGCCTTAGATTACGTTGGTACTTTCAGTGTCTCAGTTTTAGGAGGTATAATACCAGTATTAATGACTTGGAAGCAACGTCAAGACTTAAATAGTATGAGTCAGCCACTTGTCCCTGGTGGTAAGGTGACGCTGATCGTGATGATTGTCATTGCATTAGCGATTTTGCTGAAACAAATTCTGTCATTGAGCGCATAG